One Littorina saxatilis isolate snail1 linkage group LG1, US_GU_Lsax_2.0, whole genome shotgun sequence genomic window carries:
- the LOC138975947 gene encoding cytochrome c oxidase subunit 6C-like, translating into MFGVNVDERQPPPPKTASAGPTGPSRPQLRGLLMRQLRQHAIGAAVFVVITTVAYRIGMVSARRNRYLEFYRTYDPEADFERMKNAGVFKSVREDGSPGEH; encoded by the exons ATGTTTGGAGTGAATGTTGACGAACGCCAGCCACCACCTCCGAAGACTGCGTCGGCCGGACCCACAGGACCTAGCAGACCTCAACTCCGCGGCTTGCTTATGCGACAGCTGAGG CAACATGCCATTGGAGCCGCTGTGTTTGTGGTCATCACGACAGTGGCCTATAGGATTGGAATGGTCTCGGCGCGCCGTAACCGTTACCTGGAGTTCTACCGTACCTATGACCCTGAGGCAGACTTTGAGAGGATGAAGAACGCTGGTGTCTTCAAGTCTGTCCGGGAAGATGGGAGCCCCGGAGAACACTAG